A genomic window from Phycisphaerae bacterium includes:
- a CDS encoding DUF2961 domain-containing protein has translation MFHMTGLAGLPRLRDYRSKRVSSYDRTGGNRDWVDVEAGATRTVAEIAGPGCIRHIWMTMWFPNDDYLRRVVLRFYWDCHTEPSVECPIGDFFGLGHARRKNFITAVLQMSPQDGRGFNSYWPMPFREGARIEVENQGSEKHPLYYYVDYEAYDSAAAVDGLGRFHVQWRRENPTVGWGDEYNHLQEHLAQDPQTADPPRWRDLMHFGGDPRSLNPSNRDNYVILDAQGDGIYCGAHLDVDVFERQKNDWFGEGDDMIFIDGEPWPPSLHGTGTEDWYNCAFGPDQEYTAPYHGILLYSGSPEWKWKGKQSVYRYHIEDPIRFRRSIHVSIEHGHANKLSNDYSSTAYYYLSKPARGGPPLLPVEQRLPRPDEPM, from the coding sequence ATGTTCCACATGACGGGGCTGGCCGGATTGCCGCGCCTGCGAGATTACCGCAGCAAACGGGTCAGCAGTTACGACCGCACGGGCGGAAACCGCGATTGGGTCGACGTTGAAGCCGGGGCAACACGCACGGTCGCCGAGATCGCCGGGCCTGGCTGCATCCGCCACATCTGGATGACCATGTGGTTTCCCAACGATGATTACCTTAGAAGGGTCGTGCTGAGGTTCTATTGGGATTGTCACACCGAGCCCAGCGTCGAGTGTCCCATCGGCGATTTCTTCGGCCTGGGTCATGCGCGCCGAAAGAACTTCATCACCGCCGTTCTGCAAATGAGTCCACAGGATGGTCGCGGTTTCAACTCGTACTGGCCGATGCCCTTTCGCGAGGGCGCGCGGATCGAGGTGGAGAACCAGGGCAGCGAAAAACACCCCTTGTATTACTACGTGGACTACGAAGCCTACGATTCCGCCGCGGCCGTCGATGGTTTGGGTCGTTTCCACGTCCAGTGGCGGCGGGAGAACCCCACCGTCGGTTGGGGCGACGAGTACAACCACCTGCAGGAACACCTGGCTCAGGATCCGCAGACCGCCGATCCGCCGCGATGGCGTGACCTGATGCACTTCGGAGGCGATCCTCGCAGTCTCAATCCGTCCAATCGCGACAACTATGTCATCCTCGACGCCCAGGGGGACGGCATATACTGCGGCGCTCACCTTGATGTGGACGTCTTCGAGCGACAGAAGAACGATTGGTTCGGCGAGGGCGACGACATGATCTTCATTGACGGTGAGCCCTGGCCTCCCTCGCTGCATGGCACGGGCACCGAGGACTGGTACAACTGCGCCTTCGGGCCGGACCAGGAATACACGGCGCCCTACCACGGCATATTGCTTTACAGCGGCTCGCCGGAATGGAAGTGGAAGGGGAAGCAATCGGTATACCGGTATCACATAGAGGATCCGATTCGCTTCCGCCGTTCGATCCATGTCTCGATCGAGCACGGCCACGCGAACAAGCTGAGCAACGACTACAGCAGTACGGCGTATTACTACCTGTCGAAGCCGGCCCGTGGGGGGCCGCCGCTTTTGCCGGTCGAGCAGCGCCTGCCGAGGCCCGATGAGCCGATGTGA
- a CDS encoding glycoside hydrolase family 38 C-terminal domain-containing protein: MITVHLIFNAHIDPVWLWPWQSGLDSVLATCRSACDLLDEQADLHFTQGEAWTYLQIERTDRRLFERIRRHVEAGRWHLVGGWWIQPDCNGPSGLGLRRQIELGREYFLERFGVFPRVGYNIDSFGHAACLPELLRSFGQDRYVFMRPQEHEMALPGRVFRWRGRTDGPEIVTFRIARAYSTRELTVEHIRASTEQLPEGIEHTMCFAGVGDHGGGITRRQIDWCREHHDRIDGLKIMFSSPDRFFEAISDRIANLPLVTGELQMHSVGCYSVQRAVKLSVRQAEHRLDQAEIVGHLDPDPEPDMGYRLREAWRNVCFTHFHDTYCGTCIPSAYSQIQSQLGLSHAVADEIIQYGIRRLANRLPEDAMQRIVLLNASDEPFGGYMEYELSVEDRQWEDHWQLLDEDGSVIAHQLMDVEAVVSQEWLYFRRLLFRVGIAPHAVKTLRVDRRVRSACDVEHPPHLQPAWRTRIATNAGFAVDLRGTGRMFLGEAGEYPLPKLELIDDHTDTWSHETDRYGLIPAARPRLRAAKLIDQGPLMASLRQRGRVGSSRIESEYRVYAGERFIELLLRIYWSEQHKVLKLTLPLAELMVRRQDGIPVGGVDRLPDGTERPVRDWTLITLASGRRLGLVFPEIYALDAWPDALRLTLLRSPLMAHHYPHPGDAPRGVFADQGLHEFRIRFLAGNDVSAGDLEAQALMMHRPPIAADITLGMPPT; the protein is encoded by the coding sequence GTGATCACCGTTCACTTGATCTTTAACGCCCACATCGACCCCGTATGGCTCTGGCCGTGGCAGTCGGGGCTTGACAGCGTTCTGGCTACCTGCCGGTCGGCATGTGATCTGCTCGACGAGCAGGCGGACCTGCACTTCACCCAAGGCGAGGCTTGGACGTATCTTCAGATCGAACGGACTGATCGGCGGTTGTTTGAACGCATCCGCCGACACGTCGAGGCCGGGCGGTGGCACTTGGTCGGCGGATGGTGGATTCAGCCCGACTGCAACGGTCCGTCCGGGCTCGGCTTGCGACGCCAGATCGAACTCGGGCGGGAATACTTCCTCGAACGGTTCGGCGTCTTCCCGCGAGTCGGCTACAACATCGACAGTTTTGGACACGCCGCATGCCTGCCGGAACTGCTGCGCTCTTTCGGGCAGGACCGCTATGTGTTCATGAGGCCGCAGGAACACGAGATGGCCTTGCCCGGCCGGGTCTTCCGCTGGCGAGGCCGCACCGACGGTCCCGAGATCGTCACCTTTCGGATCGCGCGGGCATACTCGACACGCGAACTGACCGTCGAGCACATCCGGGCATCCACCGAGCAGTTGCCGGAAGGGATCGAGCACACCATGTGCTTTGCCGGCGTCGGCGACCACGGGGGCGGGATCACACGCCGACAGATCGACTGGTGCCGCGAGCACCACGACCGCATCGACGGCCTGAAGATCATGTTCTCGTCGCCGGACAGGTTCTTCGAGGCGATCAGCGACCGCATTGCGAATCTTCCGCTGGTCACCGGTGAATTGCAGATGCACAGCGTGGGGTGCTACAGCGTCCAGCGGGCGGTCAAACTGAGCGTCCGGCAGGCGGAGCATCGTCTGGACCAGGCTGAGATTGTCGGACACTTGGACCCGGACCCCGAACCCGACATGGGATACCGCTTACGTGAAGCGTGGCGGAACGTCTGCTTCACCCATTTCCACGACACGTACTGCGGCACCTGCATCCCCAGCGCGTACAGCCAAATCCAGTCGCAACTGGGCCTTAGCCATGCGGTTGCCGACGAGATCATTCAGTACGGTATCCGGCGGCTGGCGAATCGGCTGCCCGAAGATGCGATGCAGCGAATCGTGCTCCTGAACGCATCGGATGAACCCTTCGGCGGTTACATGGAGTATGAGCTGTCGGTAGAAGACCGCCAGTGGGAGGACCATTGGCAACTGCTCGACGAAGACGGCTCGGTGATTGCCCATCAACTAATGGATGTCGAGGCAGTCGTGTCTCAAGAATGGCTCTATTTTCGTCGGTTGCTGTTTCGTGTGGGCATCGCCCCGCACGCGGTCAAGACGTTGCGGGTTGACCGACGGGTTCGATCGGCCTGCGATGTCGAGCACCCGCCCCATCTGCAGCCGGCTTGGCGGACTCGCATCGCCACTAACGCCGGATTTGCCGTCGATCTTCGAGGGACAGGACGTATGTTCCTCGGCGAAGCCGGCGAGTACCCTTTGCCCAAGCTCGAACTCATCGACGATCACACCGACACCTGGAGCCACGAGACGGATCGGTACGGCCTGATCCCCGCAGCGCGCCCGCGATTGCGGGCTGCCAAGCTCATCGATCAAGGCCCGCTGATGGCCTCGCTTCGTCAACGGGGCCGGGTCGGTAGCAGCCGGATCGAGTCGGAATATCGCGTCTATGCCGGTGAACGATTCATTGAACTGCTGCTGCGGATTTACTGGTCTGAGCAACACAAGGTGCTGAAACTCACCCTGCCGTTGGCGGAACTGATGGTCCGACGGCAGGACGGGATCCCGGTCGGCGGAGTGGATCGTCTGCCTGATGGTACCGAGCGCCCGGTGCGTGACTGGACCTTGATCACACTGGCAAGCGGCCGCCGGCTGGGGCTTGTCTTCCCCGAAATCTATGCCTTAGATGCCTGGCCCGACGCGCTGCGGCTTACCCTGCTTCGCAGTCCGCTCATGGCCCATCATTACCCACACCCCGGGGACGCGCCGCGAGGCGTATTTGCGGACCAAGGTCTTCACGAGTTTCGCATTCGCTTCCTCGCCGGTAACGATGTGAGTGCAGGCGACCTTGAGGCTCAGGCCTTGATGATGCACCGGCCACCGATCGCCGCGGACATCACGCTGGGAATGCCGCCGACATAG